In Amycolatopsis sp. EV170708-02-1, the following are encoded in one genomic region:
- a CDS encoding ATP-grasp domain-containing protein: MTRPVVLVGFVAAALGSSIKDFQPDGSVIFVEEPDVVRKREARKTVAGSALVRELIEWEFHLPGKADEFYHVHHDLDPAAVVPLTEYATPFAARLAERYGLPGAGFGAAQILRDKAVLRLVSRAAGIANPASARVESPEQVREFMARHPGKIVLKPSNRQASVGTQVLTDPAEAEQAWTNCVVQDEGIFVPDRAMDLKMLAESFVEGDEFSVEMLLRDGEPLFANVTGKRLFPGPRPIELAHIVPADIPDELTATLTEETRRLTDAAGFRTGIVHCEWIVSDGVPYLVECAGRFAGDGIIELIQRAYPVELNRAYFSVMKDEPVVDVLPRKAERGAAVRFLSIEPGRIEDVRGVEKASQAEGVFMCDVSVSAGDRFDGLRSSWDRVGDLMVTADSPAEASRLAEEAVALIEIDVRPDRGERENAAP, translated from the coding sequence ATGACACGCCCGGTGGTGCTGGTCGGGTTCGTGGCCGCGGCATTGGGTTCGTCCATCAAGGACTTCCAGCCGGACGGCTCGGTCATCTTCGTCGAAGAACCCGACGTCGTCCGCAAACGCGAAGCACGGAAGACGGTGGCCGGTTCGGCGCTGGTGCGCGAGCTCATCGAGTGGGAGTTCCACCTGCCCGGCAAGGCGGACGAGTTCTACCACGTCCACCACGACCTCGACCCGGCCGCCGTCGTCCCGCTGACCGAGTACGCGACGCCGTTCGCGGCCCGGCTCGCGGAACGCTACGGCCTGCCGGGAGCGGGGTTCGGCGCGGCGCAGATCCTGCGGGACAAGGCGGTGCTGCGCCTGGTCAGCCGGGCGGCGGGGATCGCGAACCCGGCGTCGGCGCGCGTCGAGAGCCCGGAGCAGGTCCGGGAGTTCATGGCGCGGCATCCGGGGAAGATCGTGCTGAAGCCGTCGAACCGGCAGGCTTCGGTGGGGACGCAGGTGCTCACCGACCCGGCCGAGGCCGAGCAGGCGTGGACGAACTGTGTCGTGCAGGACGAGGGGATCTTCGTCCCGGACCGCGCGATGGACCTGAAGATGCTCGCCGAAAGCTTCGTCGAGGGCGACGAGTTCAGCGTCGAGATGCTGCTGCGGGACGGCGAGCCGCTGTTCGCCAACGTCACCGGTAAACGGCTGTTCCCCGGGCCGCGTCCGATCGAACTCGCGCATATCGTCCCCGCCGACATCCCGGACGAGCTGACCGCGACGCTGACCGAGGAGACGAGGCGGCTCACCGACGCGGCCGGGTTCCGCACCGGGATCGTCCACTGCGAGTGGATCGTCTCGGACGGCGTGCCGTACCTGGTCGAATGCGCCGGCCGGTTCGCGGGCGACGGCATCATCGAGCTGATCCAGCGCGCCTATCCGGTGGAGCTGAACCGCGCCTACTTCTCGGTGATGAAGGACGAGCCGGTCGTGGACGTGTTGCCGCGCAAGGCCGAACGCGGTGCCGCGGTCCGCTTCCTGTCGATCGAGCCCGGCCGTATCGAGGACGTGCGCGGGGTGGAGAAGGCGTCGCAGGCCGAAGGCGTGTTCATGTGCGACGTCAGTGTCTCGGCGGGTGACCGGTTCGACGGGCTGCGCAGTTCGTGGGACCGCGTCGGCGATCTGATGGTGACCGCGGACAGCCCGGCGGAGGCGTCGCGCCTGGC
- a CDS encoding ABC transporter substrate-binding protein gives MTDKPIKGGVATWACLPGFPPAVIFPFTPGERFGVRSLYEFQMLMYRPLYWLGRDGAPEIDWDLSVGEEPVWDETGRTCVVRIKPWKWSNGETLCADNVIFWMNMLKVKGPRFGAYSEGYFPDNLVSFEKVADDKVSFTFDKAYSKNWVLLNQLTMITPMPKAWDRTADGPADATHDIEQAEAVYEFLMAENGDVVEEDNSHRTRWADSPVWSVVNGPWRLKSYTEEGVVTFVPNEHYSGPNPPHLDELRQVSTTSDEQQYELLQSGDVQVGFLPPGMGVQPDGDPTKGGPNPLGDGFQLEPQILFNINFMAVNFSNPTVAGNMIRQPYVRQALQSCFDQEYGAREVYQGYGWSQTGSIPVLPKSDLVSPKITERGGFWPFDLEKARQLLADNGWDVTTSPAVCVRPGTGPGEAGEGIPAGTELSFSLRYWEGRPSLARLMAQFRDDAAKAGIEIRLEEVMGSVLVAEDGPGEKRMWQLSCWGGGWVYNYPTGENLFQSGAACNFSNWRDAKADELIAKTVTTDSLEALYEYQEYIAEQAPVIFMPTFPRRLFEVAGNLRGFSPINPYGLINPENWYYVEEGS, from the coding sequence ATGACGGACAAGCCGATCAAGGGTGGCGTCGCCACCTGGGCCTGCCTGCCCGGGTTCCCGCCCGCGGTGATCTTCCCCTTCACCCCGGGCGAACGCTTCGGCGTGCGGAGCCTCTACGAGTTCCAGATGCTGATGTACCGGCCGCTCTACTGGCTGGGCCGGGACGGCGCGCCGGAGATCGACTGGGACCTCAGCGTCGGCGAGGAGCCGGTGTGGGACGAGACCGGCCGCACCTGCGTGGTCCGGATCAAACCGTGGAAATGGTCCAACGGCGAGACGCTCTGCGCGGACAACGTCATCTTCTGGATGAACATGCTGAAGGTGAAGGGGCCGAGATTCGGGGCGTACTCCGAGGGCTACTTCCCGGACAACCTGGTGTCGTTCGAAAAGGTCGCCGATGACAAGGTGAGCTTCACCTTCGACAAGGCGTATTCGAAGAACTGGGTGCTGCTGAACCAGCTCACCATGATCACACCGATGCCGAAGGCGTGGGACCGCACCGCGGACGGCCCGGCCGACGCGACGCACGACATCGAGCAGGCCGAAGCGGTCTACGAGTTCTTGATGGCGGAAAACGGCGACGTCGTCGAAGAGGACAACTCGCACCGCACACGGTGGGCCGACAGTCCGGTGTGGAGTGTCGTGAACGGGCCGTGGCGGCTCAAGAGCTACACCGAGGAAGGTGTCGTCACCTTCGTCCCCAACGAGCACTACAGCGGGCCCAACCCGCCGCATCTCGACGAGCTTCGCCAGGTCTCGACGACGTCGGACGAGCAGCAGTACGAGCTGTTGCAGTCCGGTGACGTCCAGGTCGGTTTCCTGCCACCGGGGATGGGCGTCCAGCCGGACGGAGACCCGACGAAGGGCGGTCCGAACCCGCTGGGCGACGGCTTCCAGCTGGAACCGCAGATCCTGTTCAACATCAACTTCATGGCGGTCAACTTCAGCAACCCGACCGTCGCGGGGAACATGATCCGGCAGCCGTACGTCCGACAGGCCCTCCAGAGCTGCTTCGACCAGGAGTACGGGGCTCGCGAGGTCTACCAGGGTTACGGCTGGAGCCAGACGGGGTCGATCCCGGTGCTGCCCAAGAGCGACCTGGTCTCGCCGAAGATCACCGAGCGCGGCGGGTTCTGGCCGTTCGACCTGGAGAAGGCGCGGCAGCTGCTCGCCGACAACGGCTGGGACGTCACCACCTCGCCCGCGGTATGCGTGCGGCCCGGAACCGGCCCCGGTGAAGCGGGTGAAGGCATCCCCGCCGGCACCGAACTGAGCTTCTCCTTGCGTTACTGGGAAGGGCGGCCGTCGCTGGCGCGGCTCATGGCGCAGTTCCGGGACGACGCGGCCAAGGCCGGGATCGAGATCCGCCTCGAAGAGGTGATGGGTTCGGTCCTGGTGGCGGAGGACGGTCCGGGCGAGAAGCGGATGTGGCAGCTGTCCTGCTGGGGCGGCGGCTGGGTCTACAACTACCCGACCGGGGAGAACCTCTTCCAGAGCGGCGCCGCCTGCAACTTCAGCAACTGGCGCGACGCCAAGGCGGACGAGCTGATCGCGAAGACGGTCACCACCGACTCGCTCGAAGCGCTCTACGAGTACCAGGAGTACATCGCCGAGCAGGCACCGGTGATCTTCATGCCGACGTTCCCGCGGCGGTTGTTCGAGGTCGCGGGGAACCTGCGCGGCTTCTCGCCGATCAACCCGTACGGCTTGATCAACCCTGAGAACTGGTACTACGTCGAGGAGGGGTCATGA
- a CDS encoding MFS transporter, with product MSLDSTLSTDAIRSSRLAERLLVPAGFITTAGNAFQITAAAILVFHAEQTTLAVGWLFIAVSIPQVALAVLFGKLVDKVDRRMLCVAADLVSAMTAFALPVWLWIGGPANLGSYIANFMLACTAALFMPASNGLIKERIRDERLGKFNSHFEMASNAGMLLASSLAGFLVIWFGATPLFVFNSLSFVLSAVLVYAIGRKPAKAPVIEETTATDPSAPVEAPVRQPIKRLALLYANGNIGLMVANVILTTLILQTFNQGAWMIGVVDALAGVGFIVGAAAYGKVSKRFKGIHLAVFGTLGNLICLAIQPLHYIALMAAIPFAGFCFAQGRIAARTLLMRASPEERVGRIFGGTQALGLGLGVGATVALSSLADATTVPYAFWGLAILQGAIVIGTYFSLAKPLSAQEKRPAEVLEATAA from the coding sequence GTCCCGGCGGGATTCATCACCACCGCGGGCAACGCCTTCCAGATCACCGCCGCCGCGATCCTGGTCTTCCACGCCGAGCAGACCACCCTGGCGGTCGGCTGGCTGTTCATCGCGGTGTCCATCCCGCAGGTCGCGCTCGCGGTCCTGTTCGGCAAGCTGGTCGACAAGGTCGACCGCCGGATGCTGTGCGTGGCGGCGGACCTCGTGAGCGCGATGACCGCGTTCGCGCTGCCGGTGTGGCTGTGGATCGGCGGCCCGGCGAACCTCGGTTCCTACATAGCGAACTTCATGCTCGCCTGCACCGCGGCGTTGTTCATGCCCGCGAGCAACGGGCTCATCAAGGAACGGATCCGCGACGAGCGGCTCGGGAAGTTCAACTCGCATTTCGAGATGGCGAGCAACGCCGGCATGCTGCTGGCGTCTTCGCTGGCCGGCTTCCTGGTGATCTGGTTCGGCGCCACGCCGTTGTTCGTGTTCAACTCGCTGAGCTTCGTCCTCTCGGCCGTGCTGGTCTACGCGATCGGCCGCAAACCCGCCAAGGCCCCGGTGATCGAGGAGACCACGGCCACCGACCCGTCGGCGCCGGTCGAAGCCCCCGTGCGCCAGCCCATCAAGCGGCTCGCGCTGTTGTACGCCAACGGCAACATCGGCCTGATGGTCGCCAACGTCATCCTGACGACGCTGATCCTGCAGACGTTCAATCAGGGCGCGTGGATGATCGGCGTGGTCGACGCGCTGGCCGGGGTCGGGTTCATCGTCGGCGCCGCGGCGTACGGCAAGGTCAGCAAGCGGTTCAAGGGGATCCATCTGGCCGTGTTCGGCACGCTCGGCAATCTGATCTGCCTCGCGATCCAGCCGCTGCACTACATCGCGCTGATGGCGGCGATCCCGTTCGCCGGGTTCTGCTTCGCGCAGGGCCGGATCGCGGCCCGCACGCTGCTGATGCGGGCCAGCCCGGAGGAGCGGGTCGGCCGGATCTTCGGCGGCACGCAGGCCCTCGGTCTCGGGCTCGGCGTCGGCGCGACGGTCGCGTTGTCCTCGCTGGCGGACGCGACCACCGTGCCCTACGCCTTCTGGGGCTTGGCGATCCTGCAGGGCGCGATCGTGATCGGTACCTACTTCAGCTTGGCGAAACCGCTGTCGGCGCAGGAGAAGCGGCCGGCCGAGGTTCTCGAGGCGACCGCCGCCTGA